The genome window GCTGCCCGGTTTCCCCGCCGGGTCGGTGCACCGGGCGGCCTGGCCCACCAGCGTGGAGATCCGCGACCTGCTGAAGGCCTCGGACGAGCCCGCCGCGGGCGAGGTCTCGGTGCTCGTAGTCGCGGCCGACGTGCTGCGCCGCATCCGCAAGGCCAAGTCCGACGCGAAGAAGTCGGTGCGCTCCGAGGTGGAGAAGGTCGTCGTCTCCGACACCACGGCCCGCATCACCGCCGTCCAGGCCGTCATCGGCGACCTGAAGGCGGCCGGTGTGGTGGCCGAGCTGACCACCGTCGCGGTCGACGAGGCCGACGCCGGGGTCGAGGTCACGCTGCGCGAGGTCGAGCCCAGCGCCTGACGTCACGCTCCTCGCGGCCCGGTTCCCCGTCAGGGGTGCCGGGCCGCGGTGTTTCTCCACCCGCTTCTCCACCCCTGGGTCCAGGTGGAAAACCGCCGGCCGGAGCAACCTTGAGCACATGACAACGACCGAGTGGATCACCGACCTCGCCCTTCTCCTCATCGTCTTCCGCCAGCTGCGCGAGAGCCGGCTCGACGCGATGAGTTTCCTTCTCCCGCTGGGCATCATCGGCTTCGTCGCCCACCGGTACCTGACCACGGTGCCGACCGACGGCAACGACCTGGCGCTGGTCGGCACGCTGGTGGCGGTCGGGGCGGCGCTCGGCGTCGGCGGTGGGCTCTGCACCCGGGTCCGCGCGGTGGGGGAGCACGTGCTGGTCAAGGCGGGCGCCGTCGCGGCCGTGCTGTGGGTGCTGGGCATGGGGGCGCGGATGACCTTCCAGCTGTGGAGCGAGCACGGCGGCGCCGGCACCATCGCCCGGTTCAGCGTCACTCACGACATCACCAGTGCCCAGGCCTGGGTGGCGGCGTTCGTGCTGATGGCGCTGACCGAGGTAGTCACCCGGCTGGCCACGATCTTCGTGCGGGCCCGGCTGGTGCGGCAGGCCCCGGCCGCTGCGCGGGCCTACGCGACGACGGCCTGAGCCCGTGGGCTATGGTCGGGCCGTGCCGGTGCCCGCGATCGATTCACCGGCCGGACCCTCCTGGCTGCCGGGTCAGCCCGGTCAGCCGGTGCAGTGGCTGGTCAGCGCGGTCGTCATGCTCGCGGCCCTGATCACCGTCCGTCCGGTCGGCACCTCCGGCTGGGGACTCGCGGTGGCGCTCCTGCTACCGGTCAACTGTCTCTTCCTGGCCTCGCGCCACCTGCCCGGATCAATGCTGCCCGACCGGGTCGCGGTGATCTGGCTCGGCGCCGGGGTGCTCGCGGCGGCCGCCCTGATGACCGCCAGCCAGGAGGGCTCGGCCTACCTGTTCGTCTACTTCCTGGCCGGGCACGCCGGTATGCGGCTGCCGGCCCGCCCGGCCCTGGCTCTCGCCGCCCTGGCCTCCGGGCTGAGCACGCTGGTGCTGCTGACCGGGCTCGGCCCGGGCAACCACGAGGTGCCCTGGCCGGTGGGCCTCACCTTCGGGCTGCCGGTGCTGCTCGGCATGATGAACCGTCTCCAGCGCCAGGCGATGGCCTCCACCCTCGACGCGGCCCGTTCCGCCGAGCGGGCCGCCCACGCCGAGGCCCGGTCCACGGTGCTGACCGAGCGCGCCCGGATCGCCCGCGACGTGCACGACGTGCTCGCGCACTCGCTGGCCGGGGTGAACATGCAGCTGGAGCTGGCCGACGCGCTGCTGGAGGCCGGCGACCTGGACCGGGCCCGCGAGGTGACCGGCACGGCGCACGGCCTGGTGCGGGAGAGCCTGCGGCAGGCCCAGTGGACCGTGCACACCCTGCGCGAGGACGCCCTGCCCCTGGTCGGCTCGCTGCGGGCGATGGTCGAGTCGTCCGGGCACCGGCAGGGTCTGGAGGTGACCGGCGACGAGCGTGACCTGCCCGCGCCGGTGAGCCAGAACCTGCTGCGGATCGCCCAGGAGGCGCTGACCAACGCCACCCGCTACGCCCCGGGCGCCTCGGTGCGGGTGACCCTGGACTACCGGGCTGGTGAGGTGGCGCTGAGCATCGTCAACGGACCACCCCCGCGTCCGCCGGCCGCGGTGCCGGGCGGGAGCGGAATGGGACTGATCGGCATGCGTGAGAGGGTGGCGCTGCTGAAGGGCGGCATCACCGCAGGACCGATCACCGAAGGAGCGGACGTGGGTGGCTGGCAGGTCTCGGCGGTGGTGCCGGCATGAGCGACGAGACGGGGTCGGTCACGGGTTCCGGCGCTGGGCAGAGCCTTCCCCAGGCCACGGATCAGGCCACGGATCAGGCCACGGATCAGGCCACGGATCAGGCCACGGATCAGGCCACGGATCAGGGCACGCGTCAGGCCACAGGTCAGGCCACAGGTCAGGGTGAGGCTCCGATCCGGGTGGTGGTGGCCGACGATCAGGCCGCGGTGCGGGAACCCCTGGCCGCGGTGCTCGACCTGCTCGGCGACATCGACGTGGTGGCTGCCGTGGCCGACGGCTTCGGAGTGCTCGACGTGGTGGCCGACGGCCCGGTCGACGTGGTGCTGATGGACCTGAGAATGCCCGGCCTGGACGGTATCGAGGCCACCCGGCGTCTCGGTGAGGAGCATCCGGACGTGGCCGTGGTGGTGCTCACCACGTTCGCCGACGACGACTCGATCCTGGCCGCCCTCGGGGCCGGGGCCCGTGGCTACCTGACCAAGAACGCCGGGCGTCAGGACATCGCCCGGGCCATCCGGGCGGCGGCCGCCGGTCAGGCGGTGCTCGACCGCGAGGTGCAGGAACGGCTGCTCGCCGGCGTCCGGGCCACTACGCAGCCCCAGACCCAGGCACCACGAGACCAGCAATCCGGCCGGCCGAACCAGCCCGGCCGGCCGAACCAGCCCGGCCGGCCGAACCAGCCCGACCGGCCGTCAGACCGTCAGCCCTCCGTCCCGGAACTGCCCGCCGACCTGACACGCCGTGAGCGCGAGGTGCTTGCCCTGATCGGGGAAGGCCTTCCGAATCGCGGTATCGCTGAGAAGCTTTTTATCAGTGAGGCCACTGTGAAAACGCACATCAATAATCTCTTCGCGAAAGCCGGAATCACCGACCGGGCGGACGCGGTGCGTCGGGCGATTGCGTCCGGTCTGGCCTGAAAACCGCTTCAGCTGAATTTGTTTACCGCCGATCGACGAAGCTAACTCGGGAATTCGGGGTAGTTCGCCGGGACTCGGTATGGGTATTCCTGGAGGCTGTTAATTTTCCCCCGTCCTGTTCAATTCAGAATTTGGGGGGAAAGTGATCCGGGGAAAGAGAATGGCCGGGCTGCTCGGGGCGTCGGTGCTGACCGCACTGGTCGGGGGACAGTTCGCGCTGTCGCAGGCGTCGGCCGCACCCACCTGCAACGGCAAGGCCGCCACCAAGGTGACCGCCAGCCACGGCACCTTCGTCGGCACGGCCGGCGACGACGTGATCATCGGCACCGAGGGCGCGGACCGTATCCGTGGGCTCGGTGGCAACGACACCGTCTGCGGGCTGGGTGGTGACGACGACATCGCCGGCGGCGACGGCAACGACTGGGTCTCCGGCGGCCTCGGCAGCGACAGCGTCTCCGGGGGCCTCGGCGACGACGTCATCGACGCCGGGGACGGCTACAACTCGGTGACCGGGGGCGACGGCAACGACGTCCTCACCGGTGGGGCCGACCAGGACGTGCTGAACGGGGGCGCGGGCAACGACGTGCTCGCCTCGGCCGGCGGTGACGACTGGCTCATCGCCAGCCTGGGCAACGACTCGGTGTACGCCGGGTCCGGCGACGACGACGTGTCCGGCGGCGACGGCACCGACTGGATCTACGGCGAGGACGGCGACGACTCGGTGCGCGGCGGGACCGGCGGGGACTACGTCTCGGCCGGCGCCGGGAACGACGAGGTCTACGGCGGCGTGGGGAACGACTACCTCTACGGCGAGGACGGTGACGACAAGGTGTACGGCGAGAAGGGGGACGACACCCTGTCCGGCGGCGACGGCACCAACATCGTCGAGGGCGGCTCGGGCTGGGACACGGTCGACGGCGTCCCGGACGCCCACGGCGTGGGCGCGGCGAGCTAGGGCGAACGGCCCGGGTGACCCGCGCCGGGTCACCCGGGCATGCCGTTCGAGGGGCGGAACGCCCGGCCCAGGCTTAATCTCGGCGTGAGATGGATATCGACGAGAGCTCGAGAAATCCGGGCGCCGACGATCTCGACGGCCTGCCGAATGTCGACGAGGAGGGCGAGAGCGCCCCCGACATCGACCCGGCGCCCGACATCGACGTGCCCGGTGTGGACGAACCCGAGGACCCGGCCACCCGCACCTGGTTCCTGGCGCCGAGTGAGCGCGGCAACCCGTCGTCCACCATTGACCGGGTGCCCCGCGACGACGGCCGCGGCTGGGTCGCCGGCAACCAGGTGCGCCCGCTGATCCACGGGGCGGTCTACTTCCGGCGGCTGCACGAGGAACTCACCGCGCTGAAAGCCGGTGACCGGCTGTACTTCACCGACTGGCGCGGCGACCGGGACGAGAAGCTGCTGCCCGGCGGGCCGGCCGTCGGCGACGTGCTGACCCGCCTGGCCCGCGACGGCGTGGACGTGAGAGGCCTGCTGTGGCGCTCACATTCAGACAGTCTGTGGTTCAGCGCCCAGCAGAACCAGCGTCTGGGCACGGAGATCAACGAGGCGGGCGGCGAGGTGCTGCTCGACCAGCGGGTGCGCCGGTTCGGCGCACACCACCAGAAGCTCTTCGTGATCCGGCACCGCGGCGAACCGGCCCGCGACGTGGCCTTCGTCGGCGGTATCGACCTGTGCTACTCGCGCCGTGACGACGCCGGTCACCAGGGCGACCCGCAGCAGGCGCCGATGGACGCGCGCTACCGGGGCCGGGCGCCCTGGCACGACGCCGCCCTGGAGCTGCGCGGCCCGATCGTCGGTGACCTGCTGCGCACCTTCATCGAGCGCTGGGACGACCCGACCCCGCTGGACCGGCGCACCCCCTACCGGATGGCCGTGCAGCGTCGTGCCCACATGCCCCGGCACCCGCAGAAGCTGCCGGAGTCGTTCCCCGACCCGGAGCCTTCCGGCCGGCACGCCGTGCAGGTTCTGCGCACCTACGGCGCCAAACGGCCACGGTACCCGTTCGCCGAGAACGGCGAGCGCAGCGTGGCCCGGGCCTACGAAAAGGCGTTCCGGAAGGCGAAGAGCCTGATCTACGTGGAGGATCAGTATCTCTGGTCGGAGGTGGTGGCGGCCGGTATCGCCGACGCGCTGCACCGTTCGCCGCAGCTGCGGGTGATCGCGGTGGTGCCGCGGTATCCCGACCAGAACACGCCCGCCAACCGGCTGGGCCAGATCCAGGCCATTCGCCTGCTGAAACAGGCCGCACCGGAACGGTTCGCGGTGTACGACCTGGAGAACACCCAGGGTGTGCCCATTTACGTGCACGCCAAGGTCTGCGTGGTCGACGACGTCTGGATGACCTGTGGCTCCGACAACTTCAACCGCCGTTCGTGGACCAACGACAGCGAACTCACCTGTGCCGTGCTCGATCCGCAGCTGGATTCCCGTGAGCCGCGGGATCTTTCGGCCGACGGCGACGGGGCCCGCCGGCTGCCCCGGGACGTCCGGCTCGCCCTGTGGGCCGAGCACCTGGGGCTACCGGTGGACGACGAGAACCTGCTCGACCCGGTGCGGGCCTTCGACCTGTGGGCCCGCACCGCGAAGGACCTGGACGACTGGCACGCGGCCGGGCGGCAGGGTGAGCGGCCGCCGGGGCACGCCCGGGCGCACCACCCGCAACCCGTCGGCCGGCTCACCCGGCTGTGGGCCGGGCCGTTGTACCGCACCGTGTACGACCCCGACGACCGGCCCCGGCGGCTGCGCCCGAAACCCGAGTTCTAGGAGGAGGGAGTGGTCTGCCGGCGGACCGCCTCGGTCAGCCTGGCCAGGATCGGCACCTGCCCCTTGACCAGTTTGGTGGCCGCGGTCGGCAGGTCGAACCAGCCGGCCCGGTCCATCTCCGGGAACCACTGCACGGTGCCGGAGCCGCGCGGCCACTCCATCTCGAACAGGTTGCTGGAGAACGTGGTGACGTCGTGGTCGCCGTGCACCGCGAAGGTCGTGATCACCTTGCCGCTCGGCTGTTTCGTGTCGCCCAGCTCCAGGTAGGGGCCCTCCGGGGCGGGGGAGCCCAGCTCCTCGTGGAACTCCCGGCGGGCCGCGGTCAGGGCGTCCTCACCGGGCTCGAACAGGCCCTTCGGGATCGACCAGGCATGGTCTTCCTTGTGCGCCCACAACGGCCCGCCCATGTGCGCGATCAGCACCTCGAGATCGCTGTTCGGGTCGAACCGGTACACCAGCATCGCTGCGCTTCTGCTCACCACGGGCGCCATCATGCCCGACCCACCTGGGGCCCTCCCCGGCCCGGGTGTCGTCCGGACGTCTGTTCACCTACGCGCGCACGTACCAGTGCCCCCGCGACACCGTCCGATAACCCAGGCGCTCGTACAGCGGCAGACCGGCCTGCGTGGCCACCAGCACCGAGGCCCGCCCCGGATGGGCGGCGAGGATCGACGTCATCACCGCGGACCCCAGCCCGGCACCACGGTGCCCGGGCAGCGTCGCCAGCCAGAACACGCCGACGGCCGCACCGTCGTCGTAACTCACGGCGGCCGCGGCGGGCTCGCCGTCGCGCCGGGCCAGCCAGGTGGTCCAGCCCGGCTCCCCGAGCACGCTCTTCGGGATCATCCGGCCCGGCGACCACGGCACCAGCTCGGCCCTCGGGAAGCCTTCGACGATCACCCGCTCGGCCTCGTCGAGCTCCCGCGCGACGGTGACCGGCCGCACGTCACCGGCCGTCACCTCGACGTCGCCGGCCGGGCGCAGCATGGTCGGGTACACGTGCACGCTCACGCCGGGCGGAACCCGGACACCCTCCACGCCGTACGGGTCCTCGACCATGGTGCGGTATCCGACCACCGGCGTCCCCAGCAGTTCCTCGATCCGCTCCGGCGGCAGCCGGCGGCGCGGCACGATCTGCGCCCCGCTGGTGGTGCGCCGGGCGAACACGTCCTCGCCGTCGGGCAGCCCCCGCACCGGGAAACCCATGGCGGTCCAGCGGGCGATGCCGTTGGCCACGTAGAGGTCGGTCCCGGTTCCGTCCGTCGTCAGCATGCCCTCTTTCCTATCCCGGCCCTCAACGGTGGACGACGCCGGGTCCGCCCGGTTCGTCGTCGTCCGTGATTCCG of Kineosporia corallincola contains these proteins:
- a CDS encoding NUDIX domain-containing protein, with the translated sequence MSRSAAMLVYRFDPNSDLEVLIAHMGGPLWAHKEDHAWSIPKGLFEPGEDALTAARREFHEELGSPAPEGPYLELGDTKQPSGKVITTFAVHGDHDVTTFSSNLFEMEWPRGSGTVQWFPEMDRAGWFDLPTAATKLVKGQVPILARLTEAVRRQTTPSS
- a CDS encoding GNAT family N-acetyltransferase, whose protein sequence is MLTTDGTGTDLYVANGIARWTAMGFPVRGLPDGEDVFARRTTSGAQIVPRRRLPPERIEELLGTPVVGYRTMVEDPYGVEGVRVPPGVSVHVYPTMLRPAGDVEVTAGDVRPVTVARELDEAERVIVEGFPRAELVPWSPGRMIPKSVLGEPGWTTWLARRDGEPAAAAVSYDDGAAVGVFWLATLPGHRGAGLGSAVMTSILAAHPGRASVLVATQAGLPLYERLGYRTVSRGHWYVRA
- a CDS encoding phospholipase D family protein; translation: MDIDESSRNPGADDLDGLPNVDEEGESAPDIDPAPDIDVPGVDEPEDPATRTWFLAPSERGNPSSTIDRVPRDDGRGWVAGNQVRPLIHGAVYFRRLHEELTALKAGDRLYFTDWRGDRDEKLLPGGPAVGDVLTRLARDGVDVRGLLWRSHSDSLWFSAQQNQRLGTEINEAGGEVLLDQRVRRFGAHHQKLFVIRHRGEPARDVAFVGGIDLCYSRRDDAGHQGDPQQAPMDARYRGRAPWHDAALELRGPIVGDLLRTFIERWDDPTPLDRRTPYRMAVQRRAHMPRHPQKLPESFPDPEPSGRHAVQVLRTYGAKRPRYPFAENGERSVARAYEKAFRKAKSLIYVEDQYLWSEVVAAGIADALHRSPQLRVIAVVPRYPDQNTPANRLGQIQAIRLLKQAAPERFAVYDLENTQGVPIYVHAKVCVVDDVWMTCGSDNFNRRSWTNDSELTCAVLDPQLDSREPRDLSADGDGARRLPRDVRLALWAEHLGLPVDDENLLDPVRAFDLWARTAKDLDDWHAAGRQGERPPGHARAHHPQPVGRLTRLWAGPLYRTVYDPDDRPRRLRPKPEF
- a CDS encoding calcium-binding protein, giving the protein MAGLLGASVLTALVGGQFALSQASAAPTCNGKAATKVTASHGTFVGTAGDDVIIGTEGADRIRGLGGNDTVCGLGGDDDIAGGDGNDWVSGGLGSDSVSGGLGDDVIDAGDGYNSVTGGDGNDVLTGGADQDVLNGGAGNDVLASAGGDDWLIASLGNDSVYAGSGDDDVSGGDGTDWIYGEDGDDSVRGGTGGDYVSAGAGNDEVYGGVGNDYLYGEDGDDKVYGEKGDDTLSGGDGTNIVEGGSGWDTVDGVPDAHGVGAAS
- a CDS encoding sensor histidine kinase, coding for MQWLVSAVVMLAALITVRPVGTSGWGLAVALLLPVNCLFLASRHLPGSMLPDRVAVIWLGAGVLAAAALMTASQEGSAYLFVYFLAGHAGMRLPARPALALAALASGLSTLVLLTGLGPGNHEVPWPVGLTFGLPVLLGMMNRLQRQAMASTLDAARSAERAAHAEARSTVLTERARIARDVHDVLAHSLAGVNMQLELADALLEAGDLDRAREVTGTAHGLVRESLRQAQWTVHTLREDALPLVGSLRAMVESSGHRQGLEVTGDERDLPAPVSQNLLRIAQEALTNATRYAPGASVRVTLDYRAGEVALSIVNGPPPRPPAAVPGGSGMGLIGMRERVALLKGGITAGPITEGADVGGWQVSAVVPA
- a CDS encoding response regulator → MVVADDQAAVREPLAAVLDLLGDIDVVAAVADGFGVLDVVADGPVDVVLMDLRMPGLDGIEATRRLGEEHPDVAVVVLTTFADDDSILAALGAGARGYLTKNAGRQDIARAIRAAAAGQAVLDREVQERLLAGVRATTQPQTQAPRDQQSGRPNQPGRPNQPGRPNQPDRPSDRQPSVPELPADLTRREREVLALIGEGLPNRGIAEKLFISEATVKTHINNLFAKAGITDRADAVRRAIASGLA